In Alkaliphilus flagellatus, one DNA window encodes the following:
- a CDS encoding ATP-dependent DNA helicase has product MDKRKEVVISIRSLVEFVLMSGDLDSRFTGSSRALEGTRAHQKIQKSYGEEYTPEVTLKYSFGYENYNMTVQGRADGILIEKNNVVVDEIKSTTIPLDLLDENRNLTHWGQAKCYGYIYAKEKNLKVIDIQLTYYNLDTDETKKFRKSFNFEELEVFFYQLIKDYYNWVDTLENWKFTRDISIKELQFPFLDYRKGQRELAVAVYKTIKEEKRLFAQAPTGIGKTISTLFPTVKAIGEGITSKIFYLTAKTITRQVAEEAFSKMRDGGLRFKTVTLTAKDKICFEKGKKCTPEECSFAKGHFDRLRDGLKDLFNNEDAFTREVIEKYALKHNICPFEFSLDIALWADGVICDYNYAFDPRVYLKRFFMDEKGDYTFLIDEAHNLVDRSRTMFSAELNKKAFLDQKRIMKDKNPKISKALHHLNTFMISMNKQCGEASFYMQKEEPKEIYPLLGNFIREAEEWLKEGNKEEGYEDLLELYFNALTFLKIAEFYDERYITYVEKRNRDVILKIFCLDPSYLLGEAIKRGKSAIFFSATLTPLQYFKEIFGGNEEDYCVRLGSPFDSNNLCLIVADYISTKYRDRDNSYMPIVDTIANVVKGRKGNYFVFFPSYQYLRRVFDLFIEKYPHISVIAQESTMTEEEREEFLSRFEIELDNTLVAFGVLGGIFSEGIDLVGDRLIGAIIIGVGLPQLSLEVNLIMDYFNDKNNKGYEYAYLFPGMNKVLQGAGRVIRTEKDKGIVCLIDDRFTSHSYQRLFPPEWKHFKRANNGKKLSYHIDEFWGKKDRLEE; this is encoded by the coding sequence TTGGATAAGCGCAAGGAAGTAGTAATATCTATCCGTAGCTTAGTAGAATTTGTATTGATGTCGGGGGATTTAGATAGTAGATTTACTGGAAGTAGTAGGGCATTAGAGGGTACAAGGGCCCATCAGAAGATACAAAAATCCTACGGTGAGGAATATACCCCAGAGGTTACATTAAAGTACAGTTTTGGGTATGAAAACTATAATATGACTGTGCAGGGAAGGGCAGATGGAATTTTAATTGAGAAAAATAATGTTGTAGTAGATGAGATAAAATCAACTACCATACCCTTAGACCTGTTAGATGAAAATAGAAATCTAACCCATTGGGGACAGGCTAAATGTTACGGATATATTTATGCTAAGGAGAAAAACTTAAAAGTAATAGATATTCAATTAACCTATTATAATTTAGATACAGATGAGACAAAAAAATTTCGGAAATCCTTTAACTTTGAGGAACTAGAAGTCTTTTTCTACCAATTAATTAAAGATTACTATAACTGGGTTGATACATTAGAAAATTGGAAATTTACAAGAGATATAAGTATTAAAGAGTTACAATTTCCATTTCTAGACTACCGTAAAGGACAGAGAGAATTAGCTGTAGCAGTTTATAAAACGATTAAGGAAGAAAAAAGGCTTTTTGCTCAAGCCCCAACTGGAATAGGTAAAACCATATCTACTTTATTTCCTACGGTTAAGGCAATTGGTGAAGGCATTACATCGAAAATATTTTATCTAACTGCTAAAACCATTACTAGACAGGTGGCAGAGGAAGCTTTTAGTAAAATGAGAGATGGGGGTTTAAGGTTTAAAACCGTTACACTAACTGCTAAGGATAAAATATGTTTTGAGAAGGGGAAGAAGTGTACTCCAGAGGAATGTAGCTTTGCTAAAGGTCATTTTGATAGGTTACGGGATGGACTGAAGGATTTATTTAATAACGAAGATGCCTTTACAAGGGAAGTAATTGAAAAATATGCCCTGAAACATAATATATGTCCCTTTGAATTTTCTTTAGATATTGCCCTATGGGCTGATGGGGTTATTTGCGATTATAACTATGCTTTTGATCCTAGAGTATACTTGAAACGATTTTTTATGGATGAAAAGGGAGATTATACTTTTTTAATTGATGAAGCTCATAATCTAGTGGATCGTTCAAGAACAATGTTTTCGGCTGAATTGAATAAAAAAGCATTTTTAGATCAAAAGCGCATTATGAAGGATAAGAATCCTAAAATATCTAAAGCCCTACATCATTTAAATACATTTATGATTAGTATGAATAAACAGTGTGGAGAAGCTTCCTTCTATATGCAAAAGGAGGAACCGAAAGAAATTTATCCACTGTTAGGCAATTTTATTAGAGAAGCAGAGGAATGGCTTAAAGAAGGAAATAAGGAAGAAGGTTATGAGGATTTACTAGAGTTATATTTTAATGCTCTTACATTTTTGAAGATTGCAGAGTTTTATGACGAAAGATACATTACATATGTGGAAAAAAGGAATAGAGATGTTATTTTAAAAATATTTTGTTTAGATCCTTCTTACCTATTAGGTGAGGCTATTAAAAGAGGAAAGTCAGCAATTTTCTTTTCTGCTACATTAACTCCGTTACAATATTTTAAAGAAATTTTTGGTGGCAATGAAGAAGATTATTGTGTTAGATTAGGTTCGCCCTTTGATTCTAACAATCTATGTCTTATTGTAGCAGATTATATATCCACTAAATATCGAGATCGGGATAATAGTTATATGCCTATAGTGGATACTATTGCCAATGTAGTGAAAGGTAGAAAAGGAAATTATTTTGTTTTTTTTCCATCTTACCAATATTTAAGAAGGGTTTTTGATCTATTTATAGAAAAATATCCTCATATTTCTGTAATTGCGCAGGAGTCTACTATGACAGAGGAAGAAAGAGAAGAATTTTTAAGTAGATTTGAAATAGAATTAGATAATACCTTAGTTGCCTTTGGGGTTTTAGGTGGAATATTTTCAGAGGGAATAGACCTAGTAGGAGATAGATTGATTGGTGCAATAATTATAGGTGTTGGACTTCCTCAACTTTCTCTAGAGGTAAATCTCATAATGGATTATTTTAATGATAAAAACAATAAGGGATACGAATATGCCTATTTATTTCCAGGTATGAATAAGGTATTGCAGGGAGCAGGTAGAGTAATACGTACAGAAAAAGATAAAGGTATAGTTTGCCTTATTGATGATAGATTTACGTCTCATAGTTATCAGAGGTTATTTCCACCAGAATGGAAACATTTTAAAAGGGCAAATAATGGCAAGAAATTATCATATCATATAGATGAATTTTGGGGTAAAAAAGATAGATTGGAGGAATAA
- a CDS encoding macrolide 2'-phosphotransferase encodes MSRTKKEVIEIAEQHGIQLKEDTLVFNESGLDFQVVFAADCEGNHWVLRFPRREDVMPRTKVEKTALDIVNQYVTFEAPNWSVYTDKLIAYKMLNGVPAGTIDPEAKAYVWEIDEKNVPECFYQTLGKVLAELHSIPHEKAIEAGLVVHTPEEARRSMKERMDAVKAKFGVGESLWNRWQTWLNDDEMWPKKTGLIHGDMHPGHTLIDKDGNVTGLIDWTEAKVTDVSNDFTVYYKIFGEEGLCSLINAYKEADGYCWPKMKEHIIELTAAYPVAIAEFAIISGLSEYEQMAKEVLK; translated from the coding sequence ATGAGTAGAACAAAAAAAGAAGTAATTGAAATAGCAGAACAACATGGTATACAGCTAAAAGAAGATACTTTAGTATTCAATGAATCTGGTCTTGATTTTCAGGTTGTGTTTGCTGCTGATTGTGAAGGAAACCATTGGGTATTGCGTTTTCCTAGGCGTGAAGATGTTATGCCAAGAACGAAAGTCGAGAAAACTGCATTGGATATTGTGAATCAATATGTTACTTTTGAAGCTCCAAATTGGTCAGTTTATACAGATAAGCTTATTGCTTACAAGATGTTAAATGGTGTACCAGCAGGAACAATAGATCCTGAAGCAAAAGCTTATGTTTGGGAAATCGATGAAAAAAATGTACCAGAGTGTTTTTACCAGACACTCGGGAAAGTACTGGCAGAGCTTCATAGCATTCCACATGAAAAGGCAATTGAAGCAGGATTAGTTGTCCATACGCCGGAGGAGGCAAGAAGGTCAATGAAAGAGCGTATGGACGCGGTGAAGGCAAAGTTTGGAGTTGGGGAGTCTCTATGGAACCGCTGGCAGACATGGTTAAATGATGATGAAATGTGGCCGAAGAAAACAGGATTGATTCATGGGGATATGCATCCAGGGCATACTTTGATTGATAAGGATGGAAATGTAACTGGTTTAATAGATTGGACGGAAGCAAAGGTGACGGATGTATCGAATGATTTTACAGTTTATTACAAGATATTTGGTGAAGAAGGACTATGTTCTCTTATTAATGCATATAAGGAAGCTGATGGATATTGTTGGCCGAAGATGAAGGAACATATTATTGAGTTAACTGCTGCTTATCCAGTTGCAATCGCTGAATTTGCTATTATATCAGGGCTTTCTGAATATGAGCAGATGGCTAAAGAAGTGTTGAAATAA
- a CDS encoding LemA family protein: MKKSLTASVIVFIIILVSLFSIISSYNKLVTMDEQVTSSWKQVENLLQRRYDLIPNLVEVTKGYAKHEEEIFTQIAAARARIQDGGSREDLIGANNELSGALSRLLLVVENYPDLKANEQFIRLQDELAGTENRLAVSRQDYNRTVETYNKKIRRFPTSIIAKAFDFERHPYFEMDQNAKEAPKVKFN; encoded by the coding sequence ATGAAAAAATCATTAACGGCTTCTGTAATTGTTTTTATCATTATACTCGTATCCTTATTTTCTATTATTAGTAGCTACAACAAATTAGTTACTATGGATGAGCAGGTAACTTCTAGCTGGAAGCAGGTAGAAAATTTACTACAGCGTAGATATGACTTAATTCCTAACTTAGTTGAGGTTACTAAAGGTTATGCAAAACACGAAGAGGAAATCTTTACACAAATAGCAGCCGCTAGGGCCAGAATCCAAGACGGAGGAAGTAGAGAAGATTTGATTGGTGCTAATAATGAGCTTTCTGGTGCCCTTAGCAGATTACTTCTCGTCGTAGAAAATTATCCAGATCTTAAGGCTAATGAACAATTTATACGACTCCAAGACGAGTTGGCTGGTACAGAAAATCGTCTAGCAGTATCTAGGCAGGATTATAACAGGACTGTAGAAACATATAACAAAAAAATCAGAAGATTTCCCACAAGTATTATAGCTAAAGCTTTTGATTTTGAACGTCACCCTTACTTTGAAATGGATCAAAAT
- the hflX gene encoding GTPase HflX, translating into MEQKQKAIIAGINVNNQKNFIDSMKELSNLADACGIDIVGEVTQNLNRVNKLHYLGKGKIQEVLTLLEDKNIDLVIFNDELTPSQIRNLEEVLECRVIDRTVLILDIFAKRARTKEAQLQVEIAKLQYRLPRLIGIRESLGRQGGGSGLKNRGAGETKLELDRRKLEDRISGLHKELETLVDQRQNQRKKRKKVEIPVIALVGYTNAGKSTIMNVMIDLYNSSKDKQVFEKDMLFATLETSVRNIKLHDNKSFLLTDTVGFINKLPHQLVKAFRSTLEEVAEADILIHVVDYSNSNYKQQIEVTNETLKELGVENIPVIYVYNKIDLVDDEILREKDCVYISAKNKIGINELVNAICEKAFTEYIHCEMLIPYNKGNTLSYLRDNASIISTQYKDNGILISLECKEADYERYKEYLTR; encoded by the coding sequence ATGGAGCAAAAACAAAAGGCAATAATAGCAGGTATTAATGTTAATAATCAGAAAAACTTTATAGATTCAATGAAAGAATTGTCTAATCTAGCAGATGCATGTGGCATCGATATAGTTGGCGAAGTTACTCAGAACTTGAATCGAGTTAATAAATTACATTATTTAGGTAAGGGGAAGATTCAAGAGGTATTAACATTACTGGAAGATAAAAATATAGACCTGGTAATTTTTAATGATGAATTAACACCTTCACAAATTCGTAATCTAGAGGAAGTTTTAGAATGCAGAGTAATAGACCGAACTGTTTTAATTTTAGATATTTTTGCTAAGAGGGCTAGAACGAAAGAGGCACAGCTTCAGGTAGAAATAGCAAAATTACAATATAGGCTGCCCCGGTTAATTGGTATTAGGGAATCCTTGGGTCGCCAAGGAGGAGGTAGTGGTCTTAAAAATAGAGGTGCTGGGGAAACAAAACTAGAGCTTGATCGCAGAAAGCTTGAAGATAGAATAAGCGGATTGCATAAAGAACTTGAAACACTAGTGGATCAACGTCAAAATCAGCGAAAAAAACGTAAAAAAGTAGAAATACCTGTTATTGCCTTAGTAGGATATACAAATGCAGGTAAGTCAACCATTATGAATGTTATGATAGATTTATATAATTCTTCAAAGGATAAACAAGTATTTGAAAAAGATATGTTGTTTGCCACATTAGAAACATCTGTTAGAAATATTAAATTACATGATAACAAATCATTCTTGCTAACTGATACGGTAGGATTTATAAATAAATTACCTCACCAACTTGTAAAAGCATTTCGCTCAACTTTAGAAGAGGTTGCAGAAGCTGATATATTAATTCATGTAGTTGATTATTCTAACTCTAATTATAAACAACAAATTGAAGTAACAAATGAGACGTTAAAAGAGTTAGGTGTGGAAAATATTCCAGTTATATACGTCTATAACAAAATAGATTTAGTAGATGATGAAATATTAAGAGAAAAGGATTGTGTATATATTTCTGCTAAAAATAAAATAGGAATAAATGAGTTAGTAAATGCAATTTGTGAAAAAGCTTTCACAGAGTATATACACTGTGAGATGTTAATTCCTTATAACAAAGGGAATACACTATCATATCTTAGAGATAATGCCAGTATCATTTCAACCCAATATAAGGATAATGGAATATTAATATCTCTGGAATGCAAGGAAGCTGATTATGAAAGATATAAAGAATATTTAACTAGGTAA
- a CDS encoding MerR family transcriptional regulator, whose protein sequence is MRIGEFAKKYNLTIDTIRHYMDIELLLPEKSGGHYFFGEKEEKDLKEILQLKELKFTLSEIQRIIGYSRLSQLRYKEDKIYIRGILLDKKNILDEEKRGIQKALEILKNRINEIDNIDEIVESSGIKTGIHISFIQYLSCPICDMPLELEDGKVTSNMIMEGYFRCKCGYSGNVEDGIYVSLDDEDRKKIHKENLDSTVKPAATLGEYVEGTDASLINHIYKSIDSIINFMDIDALDNKIILELGTGSGFFMRQFLSYIKPNNIYIVTDHDIDRIRFIKAYLEEHFLDCKFVFICSDLSKLPIKNESADYIVNYLTSLNYSLKNDQFLDNILIPKIRKGGKLIGCSYYVKSGSKILRSVPPTSRKFFEERAYKTEIKNLALNNIEVKEIGDIIVESKYEVMMEGHEFYTLVYCGEK, encoded by the coding sequence ATGAGAATAGGTGAATTTGCCAAAAAATATAACCTTACTATTGATACTATTAGGCACTACATGGATATAGAACTTCTTCTTCCGGAAAAAAGTGGAGGACATTATTTCTTTGGAGAGAAAGAAGAAAAGGATTTAAAAGAAATTCTACAACTAAAAGAATTGAAATTTACATTATCTGAAATTCAGAGAATCATTGGATATTCAAGACTATCTCAATTAAGATATAAGGAAGATAAAATTTATATTAGAGGTATTTTACTAGATAAAAAAAATATTTTAGATGAAGAGAAACGCGGAATTCAAAAGGCATTAGAGATATTAAAAAACAGAATTAATGAAATCGATAATATTGATGAAATCGTAGAGAGTAGTGGAATTAAAACAGGAATTCATATATCATTTATCCAATACCTTAGCTGTCCTATATGTGATATGCCACTAGAATTAGAGGATGGAAAAGTTACAAGTAATATGATAATGGAAGGATATTTTAGGTGCAAATGTGGTTATAGCGGTAATGTAGAAGATGGAATTTATGTATCTTTAGATGATGAAGATAGAAAAAAGATTCACAAAGAGAATTTAGATAGTACAGTAAAACCAGCTGCTACATTAGGGGAATATGTGGAGGGAACAGATGCTTCTCTGATAAATCACATATATAAGTCTATAGATTCAATTATTAATTTTATGGATATAGATGCTTTGGACAATAAAATAATACTGGAGCTTGGAACTGGGTCAGGTTTTTTTATGAGACAATTTTTGTCCTATATAAAACCAAATAATATTTATATAGTAACAGATCATGATATTGATAGAATTAGGTTTATAAAGGCGTATTTAGAGGAGCATTTTTTAGATTGTAAATTTGTTTTTATTTGTTCTGATCTTAGTAAATTACCTATTAAGAATGAAAGTGCCGACTACATTGTAAACTATTTGACTTCTTTAAACTATAGCTTAAAAAATGACCAATTTTTAGATAATATATTAATTCCTAAAATAAGAAAGGGAGGCAAATTAATAGGATGCTCTTATTATGTAAAATCTGGCTCTAAGATATTAAGATCTGTACCACCTACTTCTAGAAAGTTTTTTGAAGAAAGAGCATATAAAACCGAGATAAAAAACTTAGCATTGAATAACATTGAAGTAAAGGAAATAGGAGACATTATTGTAGAATCTAAGTACGAAGTTATGATGGAAGGACACGAATTTTACACCCTTGTCTACTGTGGAGAAAAGTAG
- a CDS encoding VOC family protein, protein MYKMDHVGVRIKDSKISTEFYCNILGCEVVGTLKNEERELIFLRAGDGVIELINKFNHYEERSAGVVDHIAFTVDNLDEAIKKLKESGVNILGDKPIQVTESMRVIFFEGPDRERLEFVEKR, encoded by the coding sequence ATGTATAAAATGGATCATGTTGGTGTTAGGATTAAGGATAGTAAAATATCAACTGAATTTTACTGTAATATTCTTGGTTGCGAAGTAGTAGGCACACTTAAAAATGAAGAAAGAGAGCTAATATTTTTACGAGCTGGCGATGGTGTTATTGAGTTGATTAATAAATTTAACCATTACGAAGAAAGAAGTGCTGGTGTAGTAGATCATATTGCTTTTACTGTAGATAACTTAGACGAGGCAATTAAAAAACTCAAAGAATCTGGTGTAAATATTTTAGGAGATAAACCTATTCAAGTAACAGAAAGTATGAGAGTTATATTTTTTGAAGGTCCCGATAGAGAAAGACTAGAGTTTGTGGAGAAGAGATAG
- a CDS encoding MFS transporter: protein MEARQDIGLEKSTTSDKANLILFVAGKFVSLFGTFIYSFAIGLYVLEKTSSGLSFASSIIFSMLPRVILGPIAGVVADRLDRKKIAVGMDFICGILMLSFFILSKFDGIKIHYVYLFSFLLSTANVFFDVAMEASKPNLVDNKNLTRLNSLSQSITSIASISGPFLGGIVYGFFNIQGFLFFNGICFILSAISEAFIDFEYNRPKEQNKERETRPMLQELKEGVQFFRNNKVLFSIMSFSLLINFAMQLSITVPLPYILTNTLELSSSQYGTVKGFWPAGMLVGSILLSFLPQRDKIFKQTAVLFTIFICILMAVALPVIPIFSGYSKGVYFVYYIIVMGLGGMVVAFIDIPIMVVFQRLIPDEVRGRVLSLIGTMAVGIAPIGLLLAGILIDHIPTWILPICAGVLLIVKLISFIKDEELKKLL from the coding sequence ATGGAAGCTAGGCAAGATATAGGACTAGAAAAGTCAACTACTTCAGATAAAGCTAATTTAATTTTATTTGTTGCAGGAAAGTTTGTTTCACTTTTTGGAACCTTTATATATAGTTTTGCTATTGGCCTATACGTATTAGAAAAGACAAGCTCAGGATTGTCCTTCGCTAGTAGTATTATTTTTAGTATGCTACCTAGAGTTATCTTAGGCCCTATTGCAGGGGTAGTGGCAGATAGATTAGATCGTAAAAAGATTGCGGTCGGGATGGATTTTATATGTGGTATATTGATGTTATCATTTTTTATATTGAGTAAATTTGATGGAATAAAAATTCACTATGTTTATCTATTTTCCTTCTTATTGTCAACAGCTAATGTATTTTTTGATGTGGCTATGGAAGCTAGTAAGCCAAACTTAGTTGATAATAAAAACTTAACTAGACTTAACTCCTTATCTCAAAGTATAACATCTATAGCGTCTATTAGTGGACCATTTTTAGGTGGTATAGTATACGGGTTTTTTAATATACAGGGTTTTCTATTTTTTAATGGTATTTGTTTTATTTTATCTGCAATATCTGAGGCCTTTATAGATTTTGAATATAATAGACCAAAGGAGCAAAATAAGGAGAGAGAGACCAGACCTATGTTACAAGAGTTAAAGGAAGGGGTTCAATTTTTTAGAAATAACAAAGTGTTATTTAGCATTATGTCTTTTTCTTTGCTTATTAACTTTGCAATGCAGCTTTCGATTACAGTACCACTACCCTATATACTAACAAATACTTTAGAGCTATCTTCTAGTCAGTATGGTACTGTTAAGGGGTTTTGGCCTGCGGGAATGTTAGTAGGTTCAATACTATTATCTTTTTTACCCCAACGGGATAAGATATTTAAACAAACAGCTGTACTGTTTACTATATTTATATGTATACTAATGGCTGTAGCACTGCCTGTAATACCAATATTTAGTGGATATTCTAAGGGTGTATACTTTGTTTATTATATAATAGTTATGGGACTAGGGGGTATGGTTGTAGCATTTATTGATATTCCTATTATGGTGGTTTTTCAAAGACTTATACCAGATGAAGTTAGGGGTAGAGTACTCAGCTTAATAGGTACTATGGCTGTAGGTATAGCTCCTATAGGGCTATTACTAGCAGGTATTTTAATAGATCATATTCCTACATGGATTTTACCCATATGTGCAGGAGTATTATTAATAGTAAAATTGATTTCTTTTATAAAGGATGAGGAATTAAAAAAATTACTGTAG